A single region of the Anguilla anguilla isolate fAngAng1 chromosome 17, fAngAng1.pri, whole genome shotgun sequence genome encodes:
- the LOC118216603 gene encoding WD repeat domain phosphoinositide-interacting protein 2 produces the protein MNLASQSGEAGCSQLLFANFNQDNTSLAVGTKSGYKFFSLSSVDKLEQIYECTDTEDVCIVERLFSSSLVAIVSLKAPRKLKVCHFKKGTEICNYSYSNTILAVKLNRQRLIVCLEESLYIHNIRDMKVLHTIRETPPNPSGLCALSISNDNCYLAYPGSATIGEVQVFDTINLRAANMIPAHDSPLAALAFDASGTKLATASEKGTVIRVFSIPEGQKLFEFRRGVKRCVSICSLAFSMEGLFLSASSNTETVHIFKLETQKEKPQEEPTTWTGYFGKVLMASTTYLPAQVTEMFNQGRAFATVRLPFSGHKNICALATIQKIPRLLVAAADGYLYMYNLDPQEGGECTLMKQHKLDGSVESVNEILEPTTHDRPLVAQTYNATVSKGYSEDQGAVGGAGMEDDMSSLRLDEENEQPPMILETD, from the exons ATGAACTTGGCTAGTCAGAGCGGAGAGGCCGGCTGCAGCCAGCTCCTCTTCGCCAACTTCAACCAGGACAACAC GTCCTTAGCTGTCGGCACCAAATCAGGCTACAAGTTCTTCTCTTTGTCATCTGTGGATAAATTAGAACAGATTTATGAATGTA CTGACACTGAAGATGTGTGCATTGTGGAAAGACTGTTCTCAAGCAGCCTTGTTGCTATTGTTAGCCTTAAAGCGCCCAGGAAGCTGAAAGTGTGTcactttaaaaaaggaacagagATCTGTAACTACAGCTACTCCAACACTATTCTGGCAGTGAAACTCAACCgacag AGGTTGATAGTATGTCTGGAAGAATCGCTTTATATCCACAATATCAGAGATATGAAAGTACTGCATACCATTCGGGAGACTCCACCAAACCCCTCAG GGTTGTGTGCGCTGTCAATTAGCAATGACAATTGCTATTTGGCATATCCAGGAAGTGCAACAATAGGAGAGGTACAAGTGTTTGACACCATCAATCTG cGCGCTGCTAACATGATCCCTGCCCACGACAGCCCGCTGGCGGCTTTGGCTTTCGATGCAAGCGGTACTAAACTAGCCACAGCCTCAGAGAAG GGGACCGTGATCAGGGTATTCTCCATTCCAGAGGGGCAGAAGCTGTTTGAGTTCAGGAGAGGAGTGAAGAG ATGTGTCAGCATTTGTTCCCTTGCCTTCAGCATGGAAggactctttctctctgcctccagTAACACTGAAACAGTTCATATCTTTAAGCTGGAGACCCAGAAGGAAAA GCCACAGGAAGAGCCCACAACTTGGACGGGCTATTTTGGCAAAGTGCTGATGGCCTCCACCACCTACCTGCCGGCCCAGGTGACGGAGATGTTCAACCAGGGCAGGGCCTTCGCCACTGTCAGACTGCCATTTTCAGGACACAAGAACATCTGCGCGCTAGCCAC AATTCAGAAGATCCCTCGTCTGCTGGTGGCAGCAGCGGATGGCTACCTGTACATGTATAATCTGGACCCGCAAGAGGGGGGAGAGTGCACACTAATGAAACAGCACAA ATTGGATGGCAGTGTGGAGTCTGTCAATGAGATCCTTGAGCCGACAACCCACGACCGTCCGCTTGTGGCGCAGACTTACAATGCCACAGTGTCCAAAG GCTACTCTGAGGATCAGGGAGCAGTGGGGGGAGCCGGCATGGAGGACGACATGAGCTCCCTGCGTCTGGACGAGGAAAACGAGCAGCCTCCCATGATCTTGGAGACGGACTGA
- the LOC118216636 gene encoding monocyte to macrophage differentiation factor 2-like isoform X1 → MDFKKTKYGRFMNSRVPSDKRYQPTEYEHAANCATHALWIIPSILGSSILYFLSDDQWETITAWIYGFGLSGLFTMSTVFHTVSWKKSHLRTVEQRVHMCDRIAIYFFIAASYAPWLNLRELGPWAWHMRWMVWIMACVGTVYVFLFHERYKIIELIFYTAMAAVPAFVILSMHDRDGLFELAVGGAFYSLGTVFFKSDGLIPFAHAIWHLFVAMGAGTHYYAIWRYLYTPGPGQVKTFR, encoded by the exons ATGGACTTTAAGAAGACAAAGTATGGAAG aTTCATGAACAGCAGAGTTCCGTCAGACAAGCGATACCAGCCCACGGAGTATGAGCACGCGGCTAACTGCGCGACGCACGCG CTGTGGATAATTCCCAGCATTCTTGGCAGTTCCATCTTATACTTCCTGTCTGATGACCAATGGGAGACCATCACGGCATGGATCTACGGCTTTGGGCTGTCTGGACTTTTCACCATGTCCACGGTATTCCATACTGTCTCATGGAAAAAGAGCCACCTCAG GACCGTAGAGCAACGCGTCCACATGTGCGACAGGATAGCCATCTACTTCTTTATCGCGGCCTCCTATGCCCCCTG GCTCAACCTGAGAGAGCTGGGCCCGTGGGCCTGGCACATGCGCTGGATGGTGTGGATCATGGCGTGCGTGGGCACCGTGTACGTGTTCCTCTTTCACGAGAG GTATAAGATCATAGAGCTTATATTCTACACAGCTATGGCAGCCGTTCCTGCATTTGTAATTCTATCAATG CACGACAGAGATGGCCTGTTTGAGCTGGCGGTGGGCGGAGCGTTTTACAGCCTTGGCACGGTTTTCTTTAAAAGCGACGGTCTCATCCCGTTCGCTCACGCCATCTGGCACCTCTTCGTTGCCATGGGAGCTGGCACCCACTACTACGCCATCTGGAGGTACCTGTACACGCCGGGGCCCGGCCAGGTGAAGACCTTCAGGTGA
- the LOC118216636 gene encoding monocyte to macrophage differentiation factor 2-like isoform X2: MNSRVPSDKRYQPTEYEHAANCATHALWIIPSILGSSILYFLSDDQWETITAWIYGFGLSGLFTMSTVFHTVSWKKSHLRTVEQRVHMCDRIAIYFFIAASYAPWLNLRELGPWAWHMRWMVWIMACVGTVYVFLFHERYKIIELIFYTAMAAVPAFVILSMHDRDGLFELAVGGAFYSLGTVFFKSDGLIPFAHAIWHLFVAMGAGTHYYAIWRYLYTPGPGQVKTFR, translated from the exons ATGAACAGCAGAGTTCCGTCAGACAAGCGATACCAGCCCACGGAGTATGAGCACGCGGCTAACTGCGCGACGCACGCG CTGTGGATAATTCCCAGCATTCTTGGCAGTTCCATCTTATACTTCCTGTCTGATGACCAATGGGAGACCATCACGGCATGGATCTACGGCTTTGGGCTGTCTGGACTTTTCACCATGTCCACGGTATTCCATACTGTCTCATGGAAAAAGAGCCACCTCAG GACCGTAGAGCAACGCGTCCACATGTGCGACAGGATAGCCATCTACTTCTTTATCGCGGCCTCCTATGCCCCCTG GCTCAACCTGAGAGAGCTGGGCCCGTGGGCCTGGCACATGCGCTGGATGGTGTGGATCATGGCGTGCGTGGGCACCGTGTACGTGTTCCTCTTTCACGAGAG GTATAAGATCATAGAGCTTATATTCTACACAGCTATGGCAGCCGTTCCTGCATTTGTAATTCTATCAATG CACGACAGAGATGGCCTGTTTGAGCTGGCGGTGGGCGGAGCGTTTTACAGCCTTGGCACGGTTTTCTTTAAAAGCGACGGTCTCATCCCGTTCGCTCACGCCATCTGGCACCTCTTCGTTGCCATGGGAGCTGGCACCCACTACTACGCCATCTGGAGGTACCTGTACACGCCGGGGCCCGGCCAGGTGAAGACCTTCAGGTGA